Within the Vigna angularis cultivar LongXiaoDou No.4 chromosome 10, ASM1680809v1, whole genome shotgun sequence genome, the region CATGTATTGGAACAAGAAGAACAACCTTGGGAAGAAACCATTTCTATCTCGCTACAACCACTTTGCTCAAAAAAGGAAAGAAGTTGCATGAACCCTCACCAACCCTAACCCTTTTCTTTTACCCAATAACTTAAACATTTCCACCAAGTCAATTCACTTCACATTGTCACGCAATCAATAAGTGCACATGTCATTCAGTTTTGGCCACGAAGACAATTTCACCTTTatgtttttaacgccgtaagccAAAACAACTATTTTGAACcgtttttaatgaaatatgtgtcactactgaacttttttaaaaggtatgaTTACTTTGAACAGAAAACCTAAAACTAGGGACCAAACGAtgaattaaacctaaaaaaatatatgtaaacatatattttccaaacataatatattaattatcacACATgcaaaaaagaaacattatttaatgaaaatggcTAATCTAATGATGACTTCAATATTaacactttgtttttttttaaataatgataaataattttgttaataaaaataataaggtaaaattttactttcaattaatatttttacataatttatttttctactttaaCTCCTTTTAcctaaagttttttattaattgtaacAAGAGAATTTTAAGTTAAGATTCTTTAACAAATACCACTCGAACAAATTATGTGATATTAAGTTTTGGGTAAGAAGaaacagaaaaatgaaatattttaactattaatattaagttaatcatcaaactttaaaaaatcaagttaataagttaatttttaataaacttaatattattgtaatttatatatagaatatttaaatatttagtgtCATATTATTcaacttaataaatttaatgtacatatatttgtaattgaaaattaatatgaaaatgttttacATCCAACGATATTTTATAATAAGCAACAATacatgaataatttatttttacagataatatattaatattatgtgTCAATTAATATTATACTTAAAGGTAATAAAGGTATAGTGTATGAGCTTGGTTATTATCGCAGGgagtccttgttagttgcatataaataattagttGTTCTAATTAGATAGTTTATTGTTAAGttgttataaataattgttgATTATATATAAACACGTACATTCTATTCTATCGTCTAGTAACTACATTTCAGATTTTGTTTCTCATTCTCTCTCGATTCTGTCTGTGTGACTCTTCTCGTGTTTTTTTCAATATCAAATCataagaaatattattatacatGATTCTTTGTCAATGCAATTCAACTAgtcttttaataaattgaaaagcCGAATAGATGCAATATACAAATTATAGCTTTAACAAATAAACTCCATTCTCCATAAAACCCAACTTAAAAGAAATAGCATAAACTTTaccatttttaaaacataattaattgcAAGAAAAtcgtatttaaaatattttaccttcaaaaaatcaaacattttgCAGCTCTAATTCCACGATGAGACAAGAAAAACAGTTAGTATATAAGGAAGAACGAGTGAAAAAATAAACCAATTATAACAATCTAAACATGTTCTAagtaataaactttttttttcaaattctaagaaaacaattatataGACATTTCTAAGAAAAcacataatttaataactatacTTTATTCATAAACTATGTCTTTATATTGAAGTTACTTCAAAGTTAATTTAAGAGTAATTATTCATCTTATAACATGATAagtttctaatattatattgtGTGAATCATGATAAGTTTAATGCAGCTAAAATTcaactaatattattataaaaataaatctttacaTCAATTgttctatatattttatattgataattcaATCAATATAAATATCGTGAACTAAAATGAATGTTATGTGGtataatttcaatttctaagacccttttttttatcattgagATGTTTTACTCTAAAcgatttaaaatttttattgtcattttctATATCCTTTCAAAGTTTCTCGTATACATTTATATGTTTCCTTTTACATACTTACTTAGTTgtctttaattataattttctgaTTACTTCAGTTCTAATCTTAACCTAACTCTAATTGTTTATTGAAGTAAATAATAAAGGCATATGCATCTtgtaaaaaaaacaagataagTACGATGATTGAAGttgtattcaaaatttaaagaattggtATAGTTGTATTAATCCATCATGATAAGAATACCAAGTTTACAAATTGTTCAATGAAGTATTTAAAAAGATGTGATATAATATTTGtctaatttttcactttttggaataaattttcttttcatatattatattctaCGTCATATTAATAAATGCTATATATACAATTGAATGTATTTGtaactaatataataaataccatgtttatgaaaatattctcacttttttttttctcttagcAACAACCTTTTGTTGAATAATGTAGTTTATATGGTatagatgtttttttttcaactttttcacaCATTGGATAATGTCACTTCACATATCATATACTACATCATAAATAGCAATAAATAGGATATTTCACCATCTCCACATACTAAACCCATTTAATTTAGGTAAAAAAAATCCCATCctaaaagaaagtaaagaatTAAAAGTCCCTAGACGCATAAACTACAAATTATAGAGGTAGCACACAAGCTTAAACCTAGATACCCACCTTTAATAATCACTACACATCCACATATcaataatataaactaattgATCTATTCGTAAATTATTcagattttattaaataatgaattGATTTTTCTCTCTAATAAGTAAGATAAGttcaaacttaattttattttccactACTTAACTCAAACGTATCTATTTTACTACAATGTAAGAGAAtaaagtgttttctttttcttttacattgataaaaaaatatttaataactttattCGTGATTAATGTGTTGAGTTATATTATTGATACTTTCTAATAAACAATttcccaaaataaaataagttagaTATTGAAAAGTTGTAAATACTCAAGTGTATAAAAggtaaataaaaactattttatttaaaaaaactgtattttcaaatatttttagtacttctttaaaaaaaattttaagcGGGTTAAATTTTAAACGTTCGTTACAAATTCTCTCAAGTTCTATTAAAATACTTTGAATTATTCAGTAACAAAATTCTTACACtggtaaaacaaaaattaattggAGTTCAATTTTCGACAAGTGAATCAACTTTGTTTGACTTATTactttattgtttataattaaactCCGACAAGTACTAATCAGTGttgtaattaaataagaaatggAAAGGAATATTTTGTTAAGGTccttaaaaattgattttgataattatGTAATTCTTTAACCTTAGTTTAGCAAGACACTTAAACTCAAGCTCCATATTTTCTTCGCAAGTGTGGTTTGAactgaaaaaaaagagagtataaTTTGAAGTTTAAGAAAGCAGTGACTTTTGGTGGAGTTGCATATATTAGCAAGTgggagagaaagaaaacagAGTTTGGGAGGGAATTTCCAGGAATACCCCTAACCGTTCCTCAAAGTCTCGTTCCGCAAGCGCCAACAGCGTCTCTTACACACTCTCTCCTTCTCAcgctctctctctttctctctctctccgcCATGGAGAAAGGTGAGAGCTCCGCCTCCACATCGGAGCCAGACTCTGACGACAACCACCGCATCCCGACCAACCACCACCTCAACCCTCCCTCCGGCCTCACCCCGCACGAGTTGGGCTCCCTCGTCCCCTCCATCACGGAGCACCACACCTACCTCGTCGGCCCCGGCCAATGCTCCTCCCTCCTCGCCCAGCGCGTCCAGGCTCCACCCGAAGCCGTCTGGTCCGTCGTCCGCCGCTTCGACAAGCCACAGACCTACAAGCACTTCATCAAGAGCTGTGCCGTCAAAGACCCCTTCCACATGGCCGTCGGCGTCACACGCGACGTCAATGTCATATCTGGCCTCCCCGCCGCCACCAGCACCGAGAGGCTCGACCTCCTCGACGACGACCGCCGCGTGACCGGTTTCAGCATCATCGGCGGCGAACACCGCCTCCGAAACTACCGCTCCGTCACCAGCGTTCACGCCTTCGACTCCGACGCAGACGCTAAGATCTACACGGTCGTCCTCGAATCCTACATAGTTGATGTCCCCGACGGCAACACCGAAGAGGACACGCGTCTCTTCGCCGACACCGTCGTCAAGCTCAACCTTCAGAAGCTCGCCACCGTCACCGAAGGAACAAACCGCGACGGTGACCATAAGCCACACTCACGGTGAAGCAATCCAAACCAGCACTGCGCAAAtctcaataaaaacaaaaagaattaaacaaaAGAAGGGATTGGAATTTGAAACAATCGCTCCCTCGCTCACCAATTcataaaaagagagaaacaagttattctctgtttttcttttcttttattttttttctttggaaattcatttacttttcctttatatttttttcgGGTAAGACTCTcgttttgtgtttttgatgattttcTTTGGCGGTAGCTAGCATGTCCTCCTTGGTGATCCGTTGAATTTTGTTATTACAATGGGTAAGGGCAATTTGGTCAATGCAGGTGTACAGGAAATGTTGACTTGTGATGTTTGTTCTTCATGGTGTCTTTCAAACCGTTCTGTGAATATCATCATTTGCTTTTCCTCTGGATTTGATTCCGTGTACATATCTTCCCCTTTTTTCTCCCATGAGTGCAAGCCTACTTAAAGAAGATGCTTCCTTCTGTAGATTGAAGATGCTTATGGTATTATTGCACGAATCAAATAGGTTTTCTGTTAAATTTTGTTGGGAAGGTGGTAGAAATGCACTTATGGCTACACCATGTGATATTTTTCAATCATCAAAATGCTTTGATTTCCATGTGCCTATAGAGTGTTTTTAATGTAGAAAGTCAAATTAGGGGTTGAGAAACAGAACTGGGAATATAAAGTAGCGGAGAGCACAGTCATAAGAGTCTCTTTCTCTCCCACAATCAAGGTGTCACCAACGCTGGAATCAattctttttgtcttttacaTTCAACGCCATCATCGCCCTACCCTTCCATAACATAAACTCTAGAACTGGTTTCGATGGGTGggaataaattaaaacaaaattcactCATCAACTTGGTTCATCAAAGACCATCTTTAAATGCAATTTTAGTTCCTTCCTTTGTAAGATTTTCCCAATTTTTGTTCATATCTTTAATTCAACATTTTATGTCTTCAATTTTATCTGATATTTTGTAAGTGTAGCATGCAGCAacttataattcattttttttaatgccAGTTATCTCTTAATTTGTAGATAGCAACAAGTTAGAAAATAGTATTTTCTACATGCAACTATTATAAGTATGGCAACGTTGTGCTTAAGTTATGTGACAGATTCACATAATCTCTAGTATGTTTTTGCTAAGTCATTTTATGTCAACTATTGCTTTAGTCATTTGTTTGCCAGGAAAAGATGGCTTATGTGAACCTATTTTTAAAGTAGGAAATAAAATtagatgaaattaatttttgtttcttttattattactatatcATCTACTTCTTTACTGTGAATCATCTgccatttcatttttctttcattgtcATAAAATATCGCAATACATTTTGGGAGTTGTGTTGGATATTTATGCTATACTAACCCGTGTCAGGAAGCTTATTCATCCAAGTGACCATGTACCTAAAAATACGAACtgtatgtttttaaatatatttacttcCACACACTAATGTTGGTTATATGAAAGCATAAAAGGAATTTATtcctaaataaattttaattaaataataaaatgtgtatatttttaaaaatataattagaaacatatcaataactatttttttataacatgatGTTGACCTCTAATTCTGATGAACTTTAAAAGATGTAGGTTGGTATAATCTCTAAGAATAAAAATGTACATTGCATTGAGCAGTTATATTCTTCAATTTGATAAGAATATTAGATGGACTCACATCACAACAGAGATCAAAATCCTTGTAAATCTTACACCAAAATTTCCATTCCCAATATAAGACTTTATTTGTAATTGGACTTTAACACATCATACAATACTTTTACAAACATTATATATCTTTCTGTCTCTTAATTACATAAAGTACCTTATTTTCTGTTTCTATACAAAATTTCACAAACACAGATTCtctattacaatttaaattatattgccATGTCAACAACGTAACCAGATACTTAAGGGTAAGCTTTCTATCAACAAATATGACATATGTTGCTAGTAGTTGTAAAATCCTGAAAATAACATCTGGAAGGTAGGGACAGATGTCGCAAATGC harbors:
- the LOC108337133 gene encoding abscisic acid receptor PYR1, giving the protein MEKGESSASTSEPDSDDNHRIPTNHHLNPPSGLTPHELGSLVPSITEHHTYLVGPGQCSSLLAQRVQAPPEAVWSVVRRFDKPQTYKHFIKSCAVKDPFHMAVGVTRDVNVISGLPAATSTERLDLLDDDRRVTGFSIIGGEHRLRNYRSVTSVHAFDSDADAKIYTVVLESYIVDVPDGNTEEDTRLFADTVVKLNLQKLATVTEGTNRDGDHKPHSR